The following coding sequences are from one Nicotiana tomentosiformis chromosome 3, ASM39032v3, whole genome shotgun sequence window:
- the LOC138908405 gene encoding uncharacterized protein, whose protein sequence is MPDLVQEQVVHDAPPPVPVIVPTVTLPADAVMSLLNVLEALVPTHGGLPTPQTTSQAQAQVQLNVVAPQMAPLQVVQPVANTGQSKDLKNFMDLKPPEFDDTHASIEPQKFIQRCEKILTTLGMKETRGVEFSTFLFSGSAESWWNSTQRSRRAGLPPITWSEFSAMFMDRFVPLSKRDNMRHEHEKMRRFVDGLEHRYHSPVVRDIRGDSYEEVVDTALRYESYQERDKTDQESKRDRSTDGFSGAPSRGKSGFNRGQSRPIQSEPVVQSSRSSPDLLNQSQWCSLLGVLIQLDRGSNRYRGGIIAHISQKGDIAKYCTRGNSSISHATPQPQRMFTGTQTQTQSARATPQVDRGQGRQGAQAAQGHYYKKVFQRQLICSLAAIRFAAKIFTVN, encoded by the exons ATGCCAGATCTAGTACAAGAACAGGTGGTTCATGATGCTCCACCTCCAGTGCCAGTTATTGTGCCTACTGTTACCCTACCTGCAGATGCAGTGATGAGTTTGTTGAATGTGTTAGAGGCATTAGTGCCTACTCACGGTGGACTTCCAACTCCCCAAACTACTTCGCAGGCGCAAGCACAGGTTCAGCTGAATGTAGTAGCTCCTCAGATGGCCCCTCTGCAGGTTGTTCAGCCAGTTGCAAATACAGGTCAGTCTAAGGATCTTAAGAATTTCATGGATCTTAAACCACCAGAGTTCGATGACACACATGCTTCTATTGAGCCCCAGAAGTTCATTCAACGTTGTGAAAAGATACTAACTACATTGGGGATGAAGGAGACTCGAGGGGTGGAGTTTTCTACGTTTCTCTTTTCAGGGTCTGCAGAGTCATGGTGGAATTCAACTCAGAGAAGTAGACGAGCAGGGTTGCCACCCATTACTTGGTCAGAGTTTTCAGCTATGTTTATGGATAGGTTCGTTCCACTGAGCAAGCGAGACAACATGAGAC ATGAGCATGAGAAGATGAGGAGGTTTGTGGATGGGCTTGAGCATCGTTATCATAGTCCGGTGGTTAGGGATATTCGAGGTGATTCCTACGAAGAGGTAGTTGACACTGCTCTCCGTTATGAGTCCTATCAGGAGAGGGACAAGACTGATCAAGAAAGCAAAAGGGATCGTAGCACCGACGGGTTTAGTGGAGCTCCATCTAGGGGCAAGAGTGGTTTTAATCGTGGGCAGTCCAGACCTATTCAGTCAGAGCCAGTGGTGCAGTCTTCTAGGAGTAGTCCAGACCTACTCAATCAGAGTCAGTGGTGCAGTCTTCTAGGAGTACTTATCCAGCTAGACAGGGGCAGCAACAGATACAGAGGAGGGATAATAGCTCATATCAGTCAG AAAGGGGATATTGCTAAGTATTGTACTAGAGGAAATTCTTCTATTAGCCATGCTACTCCACAGCCGCAGAGAATGTTTACAGGTACACAGACTCAGACTCAGTCAGCTAGAGCCACTCCGCAGGTTGATCGTGGACAGGGTCGACAAGGTGCACAGGCTGCTCAGGGACACTACTACAAAAAAGTCTTTCAGCGGCAATTAATATGCTCTTTAGCGGCAATAAGATTTGCCGCTAAAATATTTACCGTTAATTAA